One Anthonomus grandis grandis chromosome 13, icAntGran1.3, whole genome shotgun sequence DNA segment encodes these proteins:
- the LOC126743851 gene encoding fork head domain-containing protein FD4-like: MPRPSRESYGDQKPPYSYISLTAMAIWNSPEKMLPLSEIYKFITDRFPYYRKNTQRWQNSLRHNLSFNDCFIKIPRQPDRPGKGAYWALHPAAFDMFVNGSLLRRRKRFKLLKSDKEILENELAALSNINRLFFTPPSTANQATELINPAASLAQFNSPPLEPPSPTLPPSSKSPGEQTTIIQRPKRSFTIESLITPDKPAAPTVPPHSFLPHVHPWMLSTCYDLSAYAAPMLMQGGIPPHGFEYGVMGGGEELFRVSQL; the protein is encoded by the coding sequence ATGCCGCGCCCCAGCAGAGAGTCTTACGGTGACCAAAAGCCCCCTTACTCTTATATATCCCTCACGGCGATGGCGATATGGAATTCTCCGGAGAAGATGTTGCCTCTGTCCGAAATTTACAAGTTTATCACAGACAGGTTTccttattatagaaaaaacacTCAGAGGTGGCAAAACAGTTTGCGACATAACCTCTCTTTTAACGATTGCTTCATAAAGATCCCCAGGCAGCCCGATAGGCCCGGGAAAGGGGCCTATTGGGCCCTGCATCCTGCCGCTTTCGATATGTTCGTTAACGGTAGCCTCCTCCGCAGAAGGAAACGCTTCAAACTGCTCAAAAGCGACAAAGAGATACTGGAAAACGAACTGGCCGCCCTATCGAACATCAACAGACTATTCTTCACGCCGCCCTCAACGGCAAACCAAGCCACGGAACTCATTAATCCGGCGGCATCTTTGGCTCAATTTAACTCGCCGCCCTTAGAGCCTCCGTCTCCCACTTTGCCGCCCTCCTCAAAATCACCCGGTGAACAAACGACGATTATCCAACGACCGAAGAGGTCTTTTACAATTGAGTCGTTAATAACGCCGGACAAACCGGCCGCCCCGACGGTTCCTCCTCACAGTTTTTTGCCTCACGTGCACCCTTGGATGTTGTCCACGTGTTACGATTTGAGCGCGTATGCCGCCCCGATGCTGATGCAGGGAGGGATCCCTCCTCACGGGTTTGAATACGGCGTGATGGGCGGTGGTGAGGAGTTGTTTCGGGTATCGCAGTTATAG